The following proteins are co-located in the Mesorhizobium sp. M1E.F.Ca.ET.045.02.1.1 genome:
- a CDS encoding glutamate synthase subunit beta → MGKVTGFLEIDRQVHKYQPASDRIRHFREFTLPMSDKEVEKQAARCMDCGIPYCHGPTGCPIHNQIPDWNDLVYNGDWDGAIRNLHSTNNFPEFTGRICPAPCEEACTLNLEDIPVAIKTVEQAIADKAYETGHIRPYPPEKKTGKRVAIIGSGPAGMAAAQQLGRAGHDVHVYERESRPGGLMRYGIPDFKIEKHYIDRRIEQMQGEGVSFHCGVNVGVDKKVSELLAEHDAVLYCGGSETPRPANIPGDDLSGVYDAMPYLVQQNRRVGGEPIQSVAWPSHPIIASGQHVVVVGGGDTASDCIGTAFRQGAVRVTQLDIRPQPPEKEDKLAVWPYWATKMRTSSSQAEGAEREFQVATLEFIGEDGQLTGVRCCEVDEKRKPIAGTEFVIRADLAFIAIGFAGPAGDSVMKELDGEIKVVTDSRRSKNVEANDRDYRTSVDRLYAAGDVRRGQSLVVWAIREGRQAARSIDEALMGSTVLPR, encoded by the coding sequence ATGGGCAAGGTGACAGGGTTTCTTGAGATCGACCGGCAGGTGCACAAGTACCAGCCAGCTTCCGACCGCATCCGGCATTTCCGCGAATTCACGCTGCCGATGTCGGACAAGGAGGTCGAGAAACAGGCCGCGCGCTGCATGGATTGCGGCATCCCGTACTGCCACGGGCCGACCGGCTGCCCGATCCACAACCAGATCCCGGACTGGAACGACCTCGTCTACAATGGCGACTGGGACGGCGCGATCCGCAACCTGCACTCGACGAACAATTTCCCGGAGTTCACCGGCCGCATCTGCCCGGCGCCGTGCGAGGAAGCCTGCACGCTGAACCTCGAGGACATTCCGGTCGCCATCAAGACGGTCGAACAGGCGATCGCCGACAAGGCCTATGAGACCGGCCACATCCGGCCCTATCCGCCGGAGAAGAAGACCGGCAAGCGGGTCGCCATCATCGGCTCAGGGCCGGCCGGCATGGCCGCCGCCCAGCAGCTCGGCCGCGCCGGTCATGACGTCCATGTCTATGAGCGCGAGAGCCGGCCAGGCGGGCTGATGCGCTACGGCATTCCCGACTTCAAGATCGAGAAGCACTATATCGACCGGCGCATCGAGCAGATGCAGGGCGAGGGCGTGAGCTTCCATTGCGGCGTCAATGTCGGCGTCGACAAGAAGGTTTCGGAACTGCTCGCCGAGCACGATGCCGTGCTCTATTGCGGCGGCTCTGAAACGCCGCGCCCGGCCAACATTCCGGGCGATGATCTCAGCGGCGTCTATGACGCCATGCCCTATCTCGTGCAGCAGAACCGGCGTGTCGGCGGCGAGCCGATCCAGTCGGTGGCCTGGCCCTCGCACCCGATCATCGCCAGCGGCCAGCATGTCGTGGTTGTCGGCGGCGGCGACACCGCGTCCGACTGTATTGGCACGGCCTTCCGGCAAGGCGCGGTGCGCGTGACGCAGCTCGACATCCGTCCGCAGCCGCCGGAGAAGGAAGACAAGCTCGCCGTCTGGCCCTATTGGGCGACGAAGATGCGCACGTCTTCCTCGCAGGCGGAAGGCGCGGAACGCGAGTTCCAGGTGGCGACGCTCGAATTCATCGGCGAGGACGGTCAGTTGACCGGCGTCCGCTGCTGCGAGGTCGACGAGAAGCGCAAGCCGATCGCCGGCACCGAATTCGTCATCCGCGCCGATCTCGCCTTCATCGCCATCGGCTTTGCCGGCCCGGCGGGCGACAGCGTGATGAAGGAACTCGACGGCGAGATAAAGGTCGTCACAGACAGCCGCCGCTCGAAGAACGTCGAGGCCAACGACCGCGACTACAGGACCAGCGTCGACAGGCTCTACGCGGCGGGCGACGTGCGCCGCGGCCAGTCGCTGGTGGTGTGGGCGATCCGCGAGGGCCGCCAGGCGGCGCGCTCGATCGACGAGGCGCTGATGGGATCTACGGTGCTGCCGCGTTAA
- a CDS encoding lytic murein transglycosylase, translating into MSVRNTARRLTAMVTAAGLTLALLMPAGPAFADAGFRQWVTGFRATAVQGGVSGAVYDQAMRGIEPDPVVLEKARTQPEFTAPAWDYFDNRVHDQSVANGQAMARKWKPWLDRIEARFGVDRNILLAIWSMESNYGETLKRDDIMRNVIRSLATLAYGDPQRSKYARTQLIAALKILQTGDIDESHLMGSWAGAMGQTQFIPTSYQRYAVDMDGNGRRDIWNSIPDALATSANLLRKNGWQAGKTWGYEVTLPAGKLPAGSKTLAQWQALGVVRANGKPFRNLTDKATLKVPDGRGGPAFLMIRNFSVIKAYNNADKYALAVGLLADEIAGGTGLVQDWQRPFTKLSFEERQELQKRLSEHGYYDGKFDGKIGDGSKAAIMAYQAKVGLTQDGYPSLEVLKWLRKQ; encoded by the coding sequence ATGTCCGTTCGCAACACCGCAAGGCGCCTGACGGCAATGGTGACGGCCGCCGGCCTGACCCTCGCCTTGCTGATGCCTGCCGGACCTGCTTTCGCCGATGCCGGGTTCCGCCAGTGGGTGACCGGCTTCCGTGCCACCGCCGTGCAAGGCGGCGTTTCCGGCGCTGTCTACGATCAGGCCATGAGGGGCATCGAGCCCGATCCGGTCGTGCTGGAAAAGGCCCGCACCCAGCCGGAATTCACCGCTCCCGCCTGGGATTATTTCGACAACCGCGTGCATGACCAGTCGGTAGCCAACGGTCAGGCAATGGCGCGCAAATGGAAGCCGTGGCTGGATCGCATCGAGGCGCGGTTCGGAGTCGACCGCAACATCCTTCTCGCCATTTGGTCGATGGAATCGAACTATGGCGAGACGCTCAAGCGCGATGACATCATGCGCAATGTCATCCGTTCGCTGGCAACGCTCGCCTATGGCGACCCGCAGCGGTCGAAATATGCCCGCACCCAGCTGATCGCCGCGTTGAAGATCCTGCAGACCGGCGACATCGACGAAAGCCACCTGATGGGTTCCTGGGCCGGCGCGATGGGCCAGACGCAGTTCATCCCGACCAGCTACCAGCGCTACGCGGTCGACATGGACGGCAACGGCCGGCGCGACATCTGGAACTCGATCCCCGACGCGCTGGCGACCTCAGCCAACCTCTTGAGGAAGAACGGCTGGCAGGCCGGCAAGACCTGGGGTTACGAAGTGACCCTGCCGGCCGGCAAGCTGCCCGCCGGATCGAAGACGCTGGCGCAATGGCAGGCGCTCGGCGTCGTCAGGGCCAATGGCAAGCCGTTCAGGAACCTGACCGACAAAGCGACGCTGAAAGTGCCCGACGGCAGGGGCGGCCCTGCCTTCCTGATGATCCGCAACTTCTCGGTGATCAAAGCCTACAACAACGCCGACAAATACGCTTTGGCCGTCGGCCTGCTCGCTGACGAGATCGCCGGCGGCACCGGGCTTGTGCAGGACTGGCAGCGGCCTTTCACCAAGCTCAGCTTCGAAGAGCGGCAGGAATTGCAGAAGCGGCTTTCCGAGCACGGCTATTATGACGGCAAGTTCGACGGCAAGATCGGCGATGGGTCGAAGGCCGCCATTATGGCCTACCAGGCAAAGGTCGGCTTGACCCAGGATGGCTATCCCAGCCTGGAAGTGCTGAAATGGCTCCGCAAGCAGTAG
- a CDS encoding low specificity L-threonine aldolase translates to MFFASDNWAGVHPDISANLSRHAAGIATAYGDGDLDRAVYRRFSDIFERDVQVFFVATGTAANALSMAALNRISGIALCHSEAHMNVDEFGAMGFYTGGARMAPVPGPLGRMNPQALDKAIKRYSQDLAPAGQPMSVTITQATEVGTVYTVDDVKAIAEVSRHHKLPLHMDGARFANAIAATDVTPAQMTWKSGVDLISFGGTKNGCWMADAVVIFNPEVGRDLRLLRQRAGQTFSKARFISAQFEAYFTDDLWLRMARHANAMAAHLAETIEDAPTGRLAWLPQANEVFAILDRAVAEKLQAAGAKFYEWGVPQGFDGHLGDNEAIYRFVASFATTAEEIDRLGHLLVE, encoded by the coding sequence ATGTTCTTTGCATCCGACAACTGGGCGGGCGTCCATCCCGACATTTCGGCCAACCTTTCACGGCACGCTGCCGGCATTGCGACAGCCTATGGCGACGGCGATCTCGATCGCGCGGTCTACCGCCGCTTCAGCGATATCTTCGAACGGGACGTTCAGGTGTTCTTCGTAGCGACCGGCACGGCAGCCAACGCGCTTTCGATGGCGGCGTTGAACCGTATCAGCGGCATCGCGCTTTGCCACTCCGAAGCGCATATGAATGTCGATGAATTCGGCGCGATGGGTTTCTACACCGGCGGCGCGCGCATGGCGCCGGTTCCGGGGCCGTTGGGGCGCATGAACCCCCAGGCTCTGGACAAGGCCATAAAACGCTATTCGCAGGATCTCGCTCCCGCCGGCCAGCCGATGTCTGTGACGATCACCCAGGCGACCGAAGTGGGCACGGTCTACACCGTCGACGACGTCAAGGCGATCGCCGAGGTCAGCCGCCACCATAAACTGCCGCTGCACATGGACGGAGCGCGCTTCGCCAACGCGATTGCCGCGACCGACGTCACGCCGGCGCAGATGACCTGGAAGAGCGGCGTCGACCTCATCTCCTTCGGCGGCACCAAGAACGGCTGCTGGATGGCCGATGCGGTGGTGATCTTCAACCCGGAAGTCGGCCGCGATCTGCGCCTTCTTCGCCAGCGCGCCGGGCAGACCTTTTCCAAGGCGCGCTTCATCTCGGCTCAGTTCGAAGCCTATTTCACCGACGATTTGTGGCTGAGGATGGCGCGCCATGCCAATGCGATGGCCGCTCACTTGGCAGAAACGATCGAGGATGCGCCAACAGGCAGGCTCGCCTGGCTGCCGCAAGCCAACGAAGTGTTCGCGATCCTCGACCGCGCGGTTGCCGAGAAGCTGCAGGCCGCCGGCGCCAAGTTCTATGAATGGGGCGTGCCGCAGGGGTTTGACGGCCATCTCGGCGACAACGAAGCGATCTATCGCTTCGTCGCGAGCTTCGCGACCACGGCGGAAGAGATCGACCGGCTGGGTCACTTGCTGGTTGAATAG
- the gltB gene encoding glutamate synthase large subunit: protein MTELTPSAINGQAAQTKAAAVKNPTRATNGLTAQGLYDPRNEHDACGVGFIVNMKGVKSHQVVEDGLAMLENLTHRGAVGADPLVGDGAGVLVQIPDQFYREEMAAQGIELPPAGQYGVGHWFMPQNAELRAHIEDIIAESAHSEGLPLIGFRDVPVDNSSLSKAPDIVASEPFHRQVFIGRTADIPDDEEYEARLYLLRKVISGRIYAENDNKDIGAYCVSLSARTIVYKGMFLAYQVGAYYKDLTDPRFQTALILVHQRFSTNTFPSWKLAHPYRMVAHNGEINTVRGNNNWMAARQASVDSELFGNNISKLWPISYDGQSDTACFDNALEFLFQGGYSLSHAMMMLIPEAWAGNKLMDQDRKAFYEYHAALMEPWDGPAAVVFTDGRQIGATLDRNGLRPARYIVTDDDRVIMASEAGVLPVPEEKIVQKWRLQPGRMLLIDLAKGRIISDEEIKSEIASKHPYKTWLANTQLILEDLKPVEPRALRKDVSLLDRQQSFGYTQEDTKLLMAPMATTGQEAVGSMGTDTPISAMSDKSKLLYTYFKQNFAQVTNPPIDPIREELVMSLVSFIGPRPNIFDLVGTSRRKRLEVRQPILTNGDLEKIRSIGHTEDRFDTKTIDITYGSNEGAAGMQGAIDRLCERAEAAVAGGYNIIILSDRQVGPDRIAIPVLLATAAVHHHLIRKGLRTAVGLVVESGEPREVHHFCCLAGYGAEAINPYLAFDTLLDMHQRGELPEEVDAYEVVSRYIKSIGKGILKVMSKMGISTYQSYCGAQIFDAIGLRSDFVEKYFTGTATLIEGVGLEEIATETLSRHTDAFGNDPVLRNSLEVGGEYMFRMRGEAHMWSPDAVATLQHAVRQGSWDTFKEYSTQIDSASARAQTIRGLFKIKLAEETGRRKVAIDEVMPAAEIVKRFSTGAMSFGSISREAHTTLARAMNTIGGKSNTGEGGEEADRYLPLPGGGKNPERSAIKQVASGRFGVTAEYLVNSDVMQIKVAQGAKPGEGGQLPGHKVDATIAKVRHSTPGVGLISPPPHHDIYSIEDLAQLIYDLKNVNPAADVSVKLVSEVGVGTVAAGVAKARADHITISGYDGGTGASPLTSLKHAGSPWEMGLAETHQTLVLNGLRSRVALQVDGGLRTGRDVIIGALLGADEFGFSTAPLIAAGCIMMRKCHLNTCPVGVATQDPVLRKRFKGTPEHVINFFFYVAEEVRALLAEMGFTHLDQIIGDTDLLEKRDVIQHWKARGLDFSKMFFKPDAPHEALHWTERQKHPIDDVLDRKLIELAKPALEAKQAVTIELPIRNVDRSAGAMLSGEVARRFKHKGLREDTITVKLTGTAGQSFGAFLARGVSFDLVGAGNDYVGKGLSGGRIVIRPPEEAKIIAAESIIVGNTVLYGATEGEAYFAGVAGERFAVRNSGVAAVVEGVGDHGCEYMTGGIVVVIGKTGRNFAAGMSGGVAYVLDEKGDFAERCNMAMVELEPVPEEDDLMEKLLHHGGDLDHKGRVDVSGDMTSHDEERLYQLISNHVHYTGSARGREILDNWQNFRPKFRKIMPVEYRRALIEMERMRMSVAAE, encoded by the coding sequence ATGACGGAACTGACGCCATCTGCGATCAACGGCCAGGCCGCGCAGACGAAAGCGGCAGCCGTCAAAAATCCGACTCGCGCCACCAACGGCTTGACCGCGCAGGGTCTCTACGATCCGCGCAACGAGCACGACGCTTGCGGCGTGGGCTTCATCGTCAACATGAAGGGCGTGAAGTCGCATCAGGTCGTCGAGGACGGCCTGGCGATGCTTGAGAATCTCACCCACCGCGGCGCCGTCGGCGCCGATCCGCTGGTCGGCGACGGCGCCGGCGTGCTGGTGCAGATTCCGGACCAGTTCTACCGCGAGGAGATGGCTGCACAGGGCATCGAACTGCCGCCGGCCGGCCAGTACGGCGTCGGCCACTGGTTCATGCCGCAGAATGCTGAGCTTCGCGCCCATATCGAGGACATCATCGCCGAATCGGCCCATTCCGAGGGCTTGCCGCTCATCGGCTTCCGCGACGTGCCGGTCGACAATTCGTCGCTGTCGAAGGCGCCGGACATCGTGGCGTCCGAGCCGTTCCATCGGCAGGTTTTCATCGGCCGTACGGCCGATATTCCGGATGACGAGGAATACGAGGCCAGGCTCTATCTGCTGCGCAAGGTGATCTCCGGCCGCATCTACGCCGAGAACGACAACAAGGACATCGGCGCCTATTGCGTGTCGCTGTCGGCGCGCACCATCGTCTACAAGGGCATGTTCCTCGCCTACCAGGTCGGCGCCTACTACAAGGACCTCACCGATCCGCGCTTCCAGACCGCGCTGATCCTCGTCCACCAGCGCTTTTCGACCAACACCTTCCCGTCATGGAAGTTGGCGCATCCCTACCGCATGGTCGCGCATAACGGCGAGATCAACACGGTGCGCGGCAACAACAACTGGATGGCGGCGCGCCAGGCCTCGGTCGACTCCGAGCTGTTCGGCAACAACATCTCGAAGCTCTGGCCGATCTCCTATGACGGCCAGTCGGACACGGCGTGCTTCGACAACGCGCTCGAATTCCTGTTCCAGGGCGGTTACAGCTTGAGCCACGCCATGATGATGCTGATCCCGGAAGCCTGGGCCGGCAACAAGCTCATGGATCAGGACCGCAAGGCGTTCTACGAGTACCATGCCGCGCTGATGGAGCCGTGGGACGGGCCGGCGGCGGTGGTCTTCACCGACGGACGCCAGATCGGCGCCACGCTCGACCGCAACGGCCTGCGCCCGGCGCGCTACATCGTCACCGACGATGACCGCGTCATCATGGCCTCGGAAGCCGGCGTGCTGCCGGTGCCGGAAGAGAAGATCGTGCAGAAGTGGCGGCTGCAGCCCGGCCGCATGCTTTTGATCGATCTCGCCAAGGGCCGCATCATCTCCGACGAGGAAATCAAGTCGGAGATCGCGAGCAAGCATCCCTACAAGACGTGGCTCGCAAACACGCAGCTCATCCTCGAAGACCTGAAGCCGGTCGAGCCGCGCGCGCTGCGCAAGGACGTCAGTCTGCTCGATCGCCAGCAAAGCTTCGGCTATACGCAGGAAGACACCAAGCTGTTGATGGCGCCGATGGCCACCACCGGTCAGGAAGCGGTCGGCTCGATGGGCACCGACACGCCGATCTCGGCGATGTCGGACAAGTCGAAGCTGCTCTACACCTACTTCAAGCAGAACTTCGCCCAGGTCACCAATCCGCCGATCGACCCGATTCGCGAGGAATTGGTGATGAGCCTGGTGTCCTTCATCGGTCCGCGGCCGAACATCTTCGACCTGGTCGGCACGTCGCGCCGCAAGCGGCTCGAGGTGCGCCAGCCGATCCTGACCAATGGCGATCTGGAGAAGATACGCTCGATCGGCCATACCGAGGACCGCTTCGACACCAAGACGATCGACATCACCTATGGCTCGAACGAGGGCGCGGCGGGCATGCAGGGCGCCATCGACCGGCTCTGCGAGCGGGCCGAGGCGGCGGTTGCCGGCGGCTACAACATCATCATCCTGTCCGACCGTCAGGTCGGGCCGGACCGCATCGCCATTCCGGTGCTTCTGGCCACCGCGGCGGTGCACCACCACCTGATCCGCAAGGGGCTGCGCACCGCGGTCGGGCTGGTCGTGGAATCCGGCGAGCCGCGCGAGGTGCATCATTTCTGCTGCCTCGCCGGGTACGGCGCGGAGGCGATCAACCCCTATCTCGCCTTCGACACGCTGCTCGACATGCACCAGCGCGGCGAACTGCCGGAAGAGGTCGACGCATACGAGGTCGTCTCGCGCTACATCAAGTCGATCGGCAAGGGCATCCTCAAGGTGATGTCCAAGATGGGCATCTCGACCTATCAGTCCTATTGCGGCGCGCAGATCTTCGACGCCATCGGGCTCAGGTCGGATTTCGTCGAAAAGTACTTCACCGGCACCGCGACGCTGATCGAAGGCGTCGGGCTGGAGGAGATCGCGACCGAGACGCTCAGCCGCCACACCGACGCCTTCGGCAACGACCCGGTGCTGCGCAACAGCCTGGAGGTCGGCGGCGAATATATGTTCCGCATGCGCGGCGAGGCGCATATGTGGTCGCCGGACGCGGTTGCCACCTTGCAGCATGCCGTGCGCCAGGGCTCCTGGGATACGTTCAAGGAGTATTCCACGCAGATCGACAGCGCGAGCGCGCGGGCGCAGACCATCCGCGGCCTGTTCAAGATCAAGCTGGCGGAAGAGACCGGCCGCAGGAAGGTCGCGATCGACGAGGTCATGCCGGCGGCCGAGATCGTCAAGCGCTTCTCGACCGGGGCGATGTCGTTCGGCTCGATCTCCAGGGAGGCGCACACCACGCTGGCGCGCGCAATGAACACCATCGGCGGCAAGTCGAACACCGGCGAGGGCGGCGAAGAGGCCGACCGCTATCTGCCGCTGCCGGGCGGCGGCAAGAACCCGGAACGCTCGGCAATCAAGCAGGTCGCGTCCGGACGGTTCGGCGTGACGGCGGAGTATCTGGTCAATTCCGACGTCATGCAGATCAAGGTGGCGCAGGGCGCCAAGCCCGGCGAGGGCGGCCAACTGCCCGGACACAAGGTCGACGCGACCATCGCCAAGGTCAGGCATTCGACGCCAGGCGTCGGCCTGATCTCGCCGCCGCCGCATCACGACATCTATTCGATCGAGGATCTGGCGCAACTGATCTACGATCTGAAGAACGTCAACCCGGCGGCCGACGTGTCGGTCAAGCTGGTGTCAGAGGTCGGCGTCGGCACGGTCGCGGCGGGCGTCGCCAAGGCGCGCGCCGACCACATCACCATCTCCGGCTATGACGGCGGCACCGGCGCCTCGCCGCTGACCTCGCTCAAGCATGCCGGCAGCCCGTGGGAGATGGGGCTTGCCGAAACGCACCAGACGCTGGTGCTCAACGGCCTGCGCTCACGCGTCGCGCTGCAGGTCGATGGCGGCCTGCGTACCGGCCGCGACGTCATCATCGGCGCGCTGCTCGGCGCCGACGAGTTCGGCTTCTCGACCGCGCCGCTGATCGCGGCCGGCTGCATCATGATGCGCAAGTGCCACTTGAACACCTGCCCGGTCGGCGTGGCGACGCAGGACCCGGTGCTGCGCAAGCGCTTCAAGGGCACGCCCGAGCACGTCATCAACTTCTTCTTCTACGTGGCGGAGGAGGTGCGCGCGCTGCTCGCCGAAATGGGTTTTACCCATCTCGACCAGATCATCGGCGACACCGACCTTCTGGAGAAGCGCGACGTCATCCAGCACTGGAAGGCGCGCGGGCTCGACTTCTCGAAGATGTTCTTCAAGCCCGACGCGCCGCACGAGGCACTGCACTGGACCGAGCGGCAGAAGCATCCGATCGACGACGTGCTCGACCGCAAGCTGATCGAGCTGGCGAAGCCGGCGCTGGAAGCCAAGCAGGCCGTCACCATCGAGCTGCCGATCCGCAATGTCGACCGCTCGGCCGGCGCGATGCTGTCTGGCGAAGTCGCCAGGCGCTTCAAGCACAAGGGGCTGCGCGAGGACACGATCACCGTCAAGCTCACCGGGACGGCCGGCCAGTCGTTCGGCGCGTTCCTGGCGCGCGGCGTCTCCTTCGATCTGGTCGGCGCCGGCAACGATTATGTCGGCAAGGGCCTGTCTGGCGGCCGCATCGTCATCCGGCCGCCGGAAGAGGCCAAGATCATAGCCGCTGAATCGATCATCGTCGGCAACACGGTGCTCTATGGCGCGACCGAGGGCGAGGCCTATTTCGCCGGTGTCGCCGGCGAGCGCTTCGCGGTGCGCAATTCCGGCGTGGCGGCAGTCGTCGAAGGCGTCGGCGACCATGGCTGTGAGTACATGACCGGCGGCATCGTCGTCGTCATCGGCAAGACGGGGCGCAACTTCGCCGCCGGCATGTCGGGCGGCGTCGCCTATGTGCTCGACGAGAAGGGCGATTTCGCCGAACGCTGCAACATGGCGATGGTCGAGCTGGAGCCCGTTCCGGAAGAGGACGACCTGATGGAGAAGCTGCTCCATCACGGCGGCGACCTCGACCACAAGGGACGCGTCGACGTCTCGGGCGACATGACCAGCCACGATGAGGAGCGGCTCTATCAGCTGATCTCGAACCACGTCCATTACACGGGCTCGGCGCGCGGCCGCGAGATCCTCGACAACTGGCAGAACTTCCGGCCGAAATTCCGGAAAATCATGCCGGTCGAGTATCGCCGCGCGCTGATCGAGATGGAACGCATGCGCATGAGCGTGGCAGCGGAATAG
- a CDS encoding DUF459 domain-containing protein, whose amino-acid sequence MVTVARIWLIVRRLPILILAVAVLAVAASGAFHAPAFAQEEESRGWSLRDLLFPRRSERIEPPADIQQARPKPRKKPKPRPPAEPETPIVEKTPDARVVLVVGDFLAGGLAEGLDAAFADNPAVRIVSRSNGSSGFVREDFYNWPVEIKSLIETEKPSVVVVMLGSNDRQQMRVGDVREQPRSENWTKEYERRTEALGKAIQEAKVPFLWVGMPAFRVAKMTSDMLAFNDIYHSAAQDHGGEFVDVWDGFVDENGAFVTSGPDINGQAVRLRSDDGINVTKAGKRKLAFYTEKPLAKILGLAAPGSVTTVSAPAGAPVEASKPAAAPVIVDRTAPMLLSDPALDGGTELLGAAPPAKADPNLPGEKLTVEGKAPVASPGRADDFSWPSKPAAAAAASDTTTAINP is encoded by the coding sequence TTGGTTACGGTTGCGCGCATCTGGCTGATCGTTCGCCGCCTGCCGATCCTCATTCTGGCCGTCGCAGTGCTTGCCGTCGCCGCCTCCGGCGCCTTCCATGCGCCTGCCTTCGCGCAAGAGGAGGAAAGCCGCGGCTGGTCGTTGCGCGACCTCCTGTTTCCGCGCCGCAGCGAGCGCATCGAGCCGCCGGCCGACATCCAGCAGGCAAGGCCGAAACCAAGGAAGAAACCCAAGCCGCGCCCGCCGGCCGAACCGGAAACGCCGATCGTCGAGAAGACGCCGGATGCCCGCGTCGTGCTGGTGGTCGGCGACTTCCTGGCAGGCGGGCTGGCCGAGGGCCTGGACGCCGCCTTTGCCGACAATCCGGCCGTCAGGATCGTTTCACGCAGTAACGGTTCATCCGGCTTCGTGCGTGAGGATTTCTATAACTGGCCGGTCGAGATCAAGTCGCTGATCGAGACGGAGAAGCCTTCCGTCGTGGTGGTCATGCTTGGCTCCAACGATCGCCAGCAGATGCGTGTCGGCGACGTGCGCGAGCAGCCGCGCTCCGAGAACTGGACCAAGGAATACGAACGCCGCACCGAAGCGCTGGGCAAGGCCATACAGGAGGCCAAGGTGCCTTTCCTGTGGGTCGGCATGCCGGCGTTCCGCGTGGCGAAGATGACCTCGGACATGCTGGCCTTCAACGACATCTATCATTCGGCTGCCCAGGATCATGGCGGCGAGTTCGTCGATGTCTGGGACGGTTTCGTCGACGAGAACGGCGCCTTCGTCACCTCCGGTCCCGACATCAACGGCCAGGCGGTGCGGCTGCGCTCCGACGACGGCATCAACGTGACCAAGGCCGGCAAGCGCAAGCTGGCCTTCTATACGGAAAAGCCGCTGGCCAAGATCCTTGGACTGGCGGCGCCCGGCAGCGTCACGACGGTCTCGGCGCCAGCGGGCGCGCCGGTCGAGGCGTCGAAGCCTGCAGCGGCACCTGTCATAGTCGACCGCACTGCGCCGATGCTGCTCAGCGATCCCGCGCTCGACGGTGGCACGGAACTGCTGGGCGCCGCGCCGCCCGCCAAGGCCGATCCCAACTTGCCCGGCGAGAAGCTGACCGTCGAGGGCAAGGCGCCGGTTGCCTCGCCCGGCCGCGCCGACGATTTTTCCTGGCCGTCGAAACCGGCAGCCGCAGCCGCCGCTTCTGACACGACGACGGCGATTAATCCTTAA
- the galU gene encoding UTP--glucose-1-phosphate uridylyltransferase GalU, whose protein sequence is MKPVRKAVFPVAGLGTRFLPATKAIPKEMLTVVDRPVIQYVVDEARDAGIEHFIFVTGRNKAVIEDHFDVQFELYDTLAQRGKDDQLARLQRLQPAPGQTSFTRQQVPMGLGHAVWCARELVGDEPFALLLPDMIMQSEKSCMKGMVELYAETGNNIIAVQECDPAEAHKYGIVGRGEDTHNGFRITGMVEKPKPGTAPSNLFINGRYILQPEIFGLLESQERGAGNEIQLTDAMLKLEKRQPFYGYHYKGRTFDCGSPEGFVEANVAFALWRNDMNESMAGVIRTLLDEVRPAERRGAAS, encoded by the coding sequence ATGAAGCCAGTTCGCAAGGCAGTTTTTCCGGTCGCCGGCCTGGGCACACGGTTTCTTCCGGCCACCAAGGCCATTCCGAAGGAGATGCTGACCGTCGTCGACCGGCCGGTCATTCAATATGTCGTCGACGAGGCGCGCGATGCGGGCATCGAGCATTTCATCTTCGTGACCGGGCGCAACAAGGCGGTCATCGAGGACCATTTCGACGTTCAGTTCGAGCTCTACGACACGCTCGCTCAACGCGGCAAGGACGATCAGCTCGCCCGCCTGCAGCGGCTGCAGCCGGCGCCGGGGCAGACCAGCTTCACGCGCCAGCAGGTGCCTATGGGGCTCGGCCATGCCGTCTGGTGCGCGCGAGAACTGGTGGGCGACGAGCCTTTCGCGCTGCTTTTGCCCGACATGATCATGCAGTCGGAGAAAAGCTGCATGAAAGGCATGGTCGAGCTTTACGCCGAGACCGGCAACAACATCATCGCCGTGCAGGAATGCGACCCGGCCGAGGCGCATAAATACGGCATCGTCGGCCGCGGCGAGGATACCCACAATGGCTTCCGCATCACCGGGATGGTGGAGAAGCCGAAGCCGGGCACAGCGCCCTCCAATCTCTTCATCAACGGGCGCTACATCCTGCAGCCGGAGATTTTCGGCCTCCTCGAAAGCCAGGAGCGCGGCGCAGGCAACGAGATCCAACTGACGGATGCGATGCTGAAGCTGGAAAAGCGGCAGCCCTTCTACGGCTATCACTACAAGGGGCGCACCTTCGACTGCGGCTCGCCCGAAGGCTTCGTCGAGGCCAATGTCGCCTTCGCGCTCTGGCGCAACGACATGAACGAGAGCATGGCCGGCGTCATCCGCACCCTGCTGGATGAAGTGCGGCCGGCAGAGCGGCGCGGAGCGGCGTCCTAG